The DNA window TGCTTTAGAGGTGGCAATGGGGACCCGATCCCTGTTTTCCCCGCGGTTCACCTGTTAGGGGACGGTGAtggttaaaatataatatccaTGAGGAATGAAATGATATGAATCTCATCCCCGTTGAGGATGGCAGGGATGGGGACGATGCACCACTCCATGTCCCCGTTCCCCGCGGTGACCCGTTTACACTTTAAGGGACCAAAGATAGACTTCATACATGGTTTggtccaaataaaaaaagcccAATGTCCATGTATATAAACCTAACCCTAGTCAACATAGTCAATATTCAATCCAAGACAACACACCAGTACACCACCAGCCGCCAGCTCatcgccgacctcgccgccctccgaCGTGCGGCCTCGCCGCCCCTCTCCGTTCGCCCACTGCGCATCGACCTCGCCGCCCACCGACGCGCCGCTCCTATCCGCTCACCGGCCGCCCGCCTATGACGCGGGCTCGCCGGCGTGTAGCCCCTCTCCACCTGACGGCCACCTGTCGCCTCTCCCCACTGTCGACGGGACGGGGGAAACCATGGTAACTTTTCACTGCGGTGATCGGGGATGGGTTCAATATAAGCCCCACCGTGGTTCGGGATGGGGACGAGGAAATTTTTTCATGATAGGGAATTCCCCGTTGACATCTCTAAACTGCCCTCTTCCTTTTACTTGCCCTCTTTCTTCGCCTTTCGAAATCTTCCTAATCTCTAGCATGGCTGACGGTGGTGCGTAAGATGCTGGATTTGCTCCTCCCTCTAACCTATATAAGGATACCTAGGCACCGGGTATTCGCCTAACTAGCGCTCGGTATATTTCTTGAACCACgtatttaaaagaaattatgatttgatatataaaatGACATTAGCTATTTTGTACCCAACTAGGGATATATTAGTAAATTAATGTAAAGATTACTTTCAAGAGGATACATTATTAACAAAATTATGAGATACTACATGATTAGaaaatgcaaaatataaaactatgcattagAGGCTATACCGATGTCCAGGGGCGGAAACAAGGGTGGAGCATTTAGGGCTTAAGCCCTAGTCTTAGCTCTATAATCCCACctatatcttatcaatttataatgtaaatcttaaaaattatgaagtaCATGTTAACTTAGCCTTACGGTTGATTAGTTCCTGGTTCGACCCCTGCCGATGTCTTAACGACAAATGAAAAGAATGGAGTGAGTAGCTATGCTAGAGTCGTGCTAAAGTTTCATCAAGttgtttatggaaaaaaatattctttgcTAACGTTTCATCATTTTTACTCTCTCAGGTTCATCATATAAGATCCTACTAAGCAAAACATCTTTTAAGTTTaatcaagtttatagaaaaatataatgacGTTCtcaacaccaaattagttcTATTAAATTCACCATTGAACATAGTTttacaacatatttattttatattaaaaatattattatacatTTCAATAAATCTGGTTAAACTTGAAAAAGTTTATCACAAAACAAACCCAAAATgatctatattaaaaaaaagtttctttgCTAAAGTTTCATCATCGACTACAGAGCACGGATGCTTTGAGGCTGGAGGCGAATATTCCCGGCCCATCTGAGCTCTCCCGGCCCAATCAAGGACCTAACGTCCGGGAGTTAGAAACGCACACCAACCGCACGATCGAATCGGACGGACCAGATCTCCCCGAAACGACGCTCCCCCAAAGGAAAACGAGAAACCCTAGCTCTCGCCCCCCCCCTCGCCTATATAAAGGGCACAACGCTCTCCGCCTCTCCGTCCTCTCCCTCcattcaccgccgccgctgccttccGAAtcccctcttcttctccgAGGTCAGTCTCCAGATCCGTCTCCCCCCCGTTATCTCCGTGATTTCTCGGCGAGTAGCCTCAGATCTGCTTCGTGCTTCTCTGACGATGCACCTGCGCGAGTAGAGCTTGCTCGATTTGTGGTTTTCACCGTGGTTTTTTAGGGGTTTTGTAGCATGGTTGCTCGTTGCTCTCTCGGGGGGTGGTGGTGCTTAGTTCATCTTTTCTGTAGCTGTCTCTCGTTTATTTTGTAGGTTTTTTTGTGTTCGGAAATTTAGTTATCTTTTGTGTTGATGTTGGTAAGTCGCCGGAAATTTGTAGGATTTGTGCATGTGGGAGTTAAATTCTTAGCGTGTCATCTGTATAATAGAAATAAATTCGCTATGAAATACGGAGTAGCAGATTGATTTGTTATGTGCTGTTTAGATGGATTTGTTGTGATTTTGTTAGATGCAAAGTGGTCTGTTCATATGTTAAATTTCGTACCCTTGCATGCACATAATTATGAATCACTGTGTTAATATGTTAGATGTCTAGTGTTCTATCAATCTGCGCACGATTAATTTCATATTGTTACATCAAATTACCAGTTTGTACGGTTTCACTTTATGTGATTTGATCTGTATGCCGTGTCCTTATTCCTTTTTCACTCTTTTGTGTTGTAGTTTTGATCACTACCTGCAGCCATGGGTAAGGAGAAGACGCACATCAACATTGTGGTCATTGGCCATGTCGACTCCGGCAAGTCGACCACCACCGGCCACCTGATCTACAAGCTTGGAGGCATCGACAAGCGGGTGATCGAGAGGTTCGAGAAGGAGGCCGCTGAGATGAACAAGAGGTCGTTCAAGTACGCGTGGGTGCTTGACAAGCTGAAGGCGGAGCGTGAGCGCGGTATCACCATCGACATTGCCCTGTGGAAGTTCGAGACCACCAAGTACTACTGCACGGTCATCGATGCCCCCGGACACCGTGACTTCATCAAGAACATGATTACTGGTACCTCCCAGGCTGACTGTGCCGTGCTCATCATTGACTCCACCACTGGTGGTTTTGAGGCTGGTATCTCCAAGGATGGCCAGACCCGTGAGCATGCCCTTCTTGCTTTCACTCTTGGAGTGAAGCAGATGATCTGCTGCTGCAACAAGGTATAACTCCTGCACACCTTCATGATAAATATATGCTATGTTTGCATGTTATGATGACTGTTTAGTCGATTAGATACTTCTGCTCATGTTCACTGCAAATCTTATCTTTGACTCTTAGGTGGTTATTTGTAAATGCAATGCTTATTTCAACCTGCACATGTTCGGAACTTAGAATGAATGTCAATTGCTTGCAGCCCCCTTTCTACATGTTTATGTTATGATTGTTGtgttattttaaattcatgtGATTTCTGTAGTACTTTGTACTTTATGTTATATGTTATCACattgaaaattaattactgACTGATGCAAATgctataaaaattgtttttttcagtTTCAAGTGTTGTTTATCATAAAGCTAGCTCTAGATATGTCAGTGCATTCTGTATTGAGAATGATATACTGTTTTAAGTCCCTAGTCTCactgtcattttttttaatttaagtaATGGTTCcctttctatttttgttttgtagatGGATGCCACCACTCCCAAGTACTCCAAGGCCCGTTATGATGAAATTGTGAAGGAAGTCTCTTCATACCTGAAGAAGGTCGGCTACAACCCTGACAAAATCCCCTTCGTTCCCATCTCTGGTTTCGAGGGTGACAATATGATTGAGAGGTCCACCAACCTTGACTGGTACAAGGGCCCAACCCTCCTGGAGGCTCTTGACCAGATCAACGAGCCCAAGAGGCCGTCCGACAAGCCCCTGCGTCTTCCCCTTCAGGATGTGTACAAGATTGGTGGTATTGGAACTGTGCCTGTGGGTCGTGTTGAGACTGGTATCCTCAAGCCTGGTATGGTTGTCACTTTTGGTCCCAGCGGCTTGACCACTGAGGTTAAGTCTGTTGAGATGCACCATGAGGCTCTCCAGGAGGCCCTTCCTGGTGACAACGTTGGGTTCAACGTCAAGAACGTTGCAGTCAAGGATCTGAAGCGTGGTTATGTAGCTTCCAACTCCAAGGATGACCCTGCCAAGGAAGCTGCCAGCTTCACCTCCCAGGTCATCATCATGAACCACCCTGGGCAGATCGGCAATGGCTACGCCCCAGTGCTGGACTGCCACACCTCCCACATTGCTGTGAAGTTCGCTGAGCTGGTGACCAAGATTGACAGACGATCTGGTAAGGAGCTGGAGAAGGAGCCCAAGTTCCTGAAGAACGGTGATGCTGGTATGGTGAAGATGATTCCCACCAAGCCCATGGTGGTGGAGACCTTCTCTGAGTACCCTCCTCTTGGCCGTTTCGCCGTCCGTGACATGAGGCAGACGGTTGCTGTTGGTGTCATCAAGAACGTGGAGAAGAAGGACCCAACCGGTGCCAAGGTCACCAAGGCTGCTGCCAAGAAGAAATGAGATGCTTGATGGTTGAACGCATGTCCGCTTCTCGGATATTTAGTAGATGTGTCTTGTGGTAAGTTTTGGCCATTGAACTTGCAGGTTTAACAGTTTTTCAGCTGTTGGTACTGCCGGTGATGCAACCTGTTGCCTATCGTTAAAATACCTTTTAATTTCGGCTTATGCCATTCTGGATGCTTTAAGAGACTAATTTGTGCCAATTGTTGGCTGTTGGATGCTGAGTCCGTACTATTTTAAAGCAATGTTTGGAAAGTATCAAATGTTTTTAATTTGTGCTGTCTAGTTTAGATCTGCTTTTAATTTGTGCTTTCAAGTTTAGTGCTGCTTAAATTTTCCTTGTTGCTTCGGCCCTGTTTTGTTATGCCTTATTTTGTGGGATTTGGTTGGTACTTTACAGTTCTATAGTTTTCTCAGACTGTATTTGAATCTGTAATTTTGGGATGGGATCgacaaaatactaaaattttaattatattaaacCTGTGTGTGTAagttcttaaattttgaagGCATGCTTGTGATTGCTAGACAAGGCACGGCCGCACGTGTCCTACCCACCGATTAGCATTAGTACTATTGATGGAGTGGGCATAAGACAGTAAGGTCATGTTTGCGGCTGAAGTGGGCGTAAGACAGTAaggtcatgtttagtttcGGAAAAACATTGAAGGAACGAAAAACAAATctcacagttatgtgagatgaattttggagcctaattagctcatTATTAGCCATAGCAGTAacctatatatgctaatgataggTTAATTAGTACGTCTTGggagccatgaaattcgttttttcattcgtatatTCGACATCGGATCAAACGTTTAATGtgacatttaaaattttttatttctccaaCTAAATACCCTCCAGGTAGTTCCTATACGGTTCTCAGCAGCTATGGGTCGGTCACCCTCGGTTTCGGCTCAAAAGTGTTGCAGAGCAAAACATTGGTCCATTATCGTCCTGAACGCGTTTATGAAGGTAGAAACTTTCAAAACTAAATTTCTAACAAAAACTGGAACTTGGTGAAGGTAGAAACTTCAATAAGGCATTTGGCAGTCGATGGATGCGATGATATCTATAAGCCGATGTGACAAGGAGGTTAACCCAATTTGTTGTACACATTTTCAGCTAAATATGGTTAACTCAATTTGTTGTACACAATTTCAGCTAAATATGTTGTCTAAGGGAGTTTCTCATAAAATCCAGAAATCAGAATCTATCCTATACAATACTAAGATTTTGAGAATATAGCTTTAGAATCTATAAAGTAAACTAAGGAGAAAACTTCTGAGATTTCTAGTAGCTAGTTTCTCACAAACTACTTGAAGTATTATACATCCTAAATAAAGCAGGTGTATACTTCTGTGGTATGCCAATGCAATGCCACTCTCCACAATACAGCCAAGGCCACGTTCCTACCCCAAAAGgtgctatcttttttttttttttatatagacaCACCTTTTAAATTACCGaacaatatgttttgttaaaaaaatatctatataaaattcatcatctaaagttattttttcactagttaattcaattatttatatctttaaaCAGCCAtcataaaattcatatatctTTTAAATGTCAGACATATCAAAGACCCCCCACAACTACAAGTTGCTGCCGCTGTTGTGCTGCAGTCTGTCTGCATCATCCACCAACCCCTCCCATCATCATCCCATGGCATCAAAGATCAGATTCAGAGCCAGGCATCATTTTGCACGCATCTTCACCATTTCAGATTGTTAATTAGTCACGCATTCCGAGGCTCAGCACCATTAACATCTCCACCCCCGTGATCAGAAAATCCTgtgcgtttggttggttgggGGCCTCCATGGCAGCGTTCCAATCAGTTTGGTCAtcactttcttttttctttttcagggTTTGGTTTTTGCAACCAATGGCCCTCTTGGAGATTGCATCTGATGCTTAAGCTTCTTTAATAATAGTGATCCTTCATAGTGGCTGAACACTCAGTGAAACAATACTTGCATTTTCATCCCTGACAAAGTCATTATTTACAATTATTTCGCAATATGCGCGCCctaagtttttaataaatattccTTTATCTTATGCCTTCACTAGGGATAGCCTTGTAACTTTTATTCTGTTTACCCATAGTGGTtcatttcaaaagaaaaaaacaaaaaagcgAACTTTTCAGTGAGCACACCCTGGCATAAAACATGTATTCTCTAAAGAATACTTCTCCTAAATCATGACAACATTATGGGCAAAACTGCAATCACATAAAGTGAAAAAGGAGGGGCCCACATGGGCCAAGACCTcaccaaaaaaaagagtatttttttataaaaaatatccaatTTGCGAATTGCAAATTTCAACCTGCACTACCAACCTTTTTGTGCATcttgcttatatttttgcaaaaaggaagaggaggagccaCCAAACCCCAGAACCCgcaagagaaagagagagagagagagatcagaggaggagaggagagcggcggcgaggagcaaTCATGGCGATGGCCGCCTCCAGGTCGCTCTGGGCttcccgcgccgcctcctacCTCAAGATCTCAGCTTTCCCGAGGGCCTTCTCCACCggtatctctctctctctcccttcatGGCCACTTTACCGTGTTCTTGCGTTGCGCGCTCTGTGCTCTTGCATATCCTGGGATCGGAGGTGGTTGGTGCTTGGATGGTGTGATCTCGTCTCCTATTCGTCACAAAGATTTTGATTTGGGGGAAGATTACtgttcttgttctttttttgttcttctttgGGTTCAGTGAATCAGTGGCGAGCTAGGCAGAGAATCACTCTGCATGCATCGAGGAACATGTGTGTTTGGTGAAACGGCAATGGCGTTGGTCTGAATGCCACCGTTCTTTGACCCGCTTGCTTTGGTTCATTTTTGGGGCGAAAAGTTTCATCTTTTTTGGGACTACTGAAAAGGAACCTTGTGCTCGTTCCTGCTTTTGGTTTTGGCTGATAACAGCGTGTGCACGATAAGGTTATATGTTTTTGCATTTAGATGTATGTATGTTTAGCGAACAGCAGATTAGAAATTGTGTAGTTTTGTagcctaatttttttattgtcctGTTTATTCGATGTCTTGCGACGTTTACCACCAACATACTGTGAAGCATTTCAGGAAGATGCTTTTTAGCAGCTATTAGGAGAAAGCTACCAACCAACCAATAATTGCTATGTTTCCAATATGATAATGTTACTATACCATGGTTGCTCACTTGTTTGTTTGATGAATTAAGAACTTGATTATTAAAATGTTGCGCAACAATCACATATTCACAGACCTGAAAAGTAGGCACTCCAATGAAATAAGGGAAAGCCTTGTTGTAACAGACTTTAGTcatagaaatgaaaaaaaatgagagatgATAAGTAAGATATTTAGGAACTGGGAAATAATCAATCGCCTGTTTGCCTCTCCAGAGGCTTTGGTTTCTAACAAATGGTGGCAAAATTGTGATAGGCAAAACACCCAGTGTCCACTTTATAAATTAGCTTCAAGGAGCCACTAATTTCTGCTGTTCAGAACTTCTGAACTTCCATATACTTAGTATTGAAACCttgattcttcttcttcatcgcCAATGCAGTGTTTAACCCATCTGAAGCTGCGCAACTTGCTTGTTTTCCCATTTCAGTGCTGAAGGATCTGAAGTATGCTGACACTCATGAATGGGTTAAGGTTGAAGGGGATTCAGCAACCGTCGGGATTACAGACCACGCTCAGGTTGATCTATTCACACTCAGTGAATTTTGGTTTTAGGCCTTCTGTAAATCAGATGATTCAGTGGTTCATTCTGTACATATACATAATGTCTGCATTCTATTTCTAACATTAACAGTGTTCCAATATACGTTGTCATGTTCAGTATACAGAGTAAGAAGTTAATCaaatttttgcttttgcttccaGCACCACTTGGGCGATGTTGTGTATGTTGAGCTTCCGGAAGTTGGGAGCAGTGTGTCCCAGGGAAAGAACTTTGGTGCTGTTGAAAGTGTGAAGGCAACCAGTGATATCAACTCGCCAGTATCTGGAGAGGTGGTCGCCGTGAACGATGTGCTAAGCGATGAACCTGGATTGGTCAGTTCTAACTCATAATAGAGTAATAGACCAATGTGACTAGATTAAACGCTTTTATAAGAGcttctttaatattttttaaaaaatatcttgaggtatcatGTTTTTCAGTATAACATtttggtatcttgaggtatcgtaattttgtactaattttttgatatttcggtacttttcaaggatggttaAAAAGCCCCTTCTATAAACCACGTATTTTCTTGCGTAGGTCAATACAAGTCCATATGAGAGTGGGTGGATTATCAAGGTCAAAGTTAGCGATTCAGGTGAGCTCAATTCGCTGATGGATGATGGCAAGTACTCAAAATTCTGCGAGGAAGAAGACAGTAAGCATTGAACAAATACGAGTGACTTCTGATCAGCAAGAATGGGTCTTGACCCTTGTCAATTCTTGCGATGTCCTATGGATCAATTATCTTCTTTCACCTGCTGCTCAAATCAGCGCAGATCTACACAATGAAATAAATTAGTGTTGGCATTGCCTCTTCTACAAAGGCATTGCAAAATTCGAACCTGTAAATGACATGAGTTtcgttattttcttttgtagtaATGTGTGATTTCATCTTCAATTATAGCTCTGCATGTCCCATTTGTCTCTGAATAATGTGCTTCGTTTATTTCTGAATCGCTGGGTTTTCTGAATCGTGTTCTTGGCTTCAATAACTCTGTATTATgctgggatttttttttttgacttataTTATGCTTGGATTTGGTAGTACACGAATAGCTAAATATAAATTGGGGATGCTTGATTGCTTTtctttaatattttagaattataGGGACATCAAAATTCAATCAAAGGATAAACAAGTCACGGAGGTGTAAAATCTCCATGAAAATAACATGAACACATGGCTGTGTTCTTTATCCAAGACTTCTCATagttttttcttgtcttttgtACACATGCTTTCTGAACTATTAAATggtacatttttctttttgcaaaaagtttctatacaaAAGTCTATCATCTTgcctttctaaaatatatttttaactttataatagttaattccaCCGTTTACACCATTtaatagctaaaaaaaatcagataatctttcattgtTAATctccaaaagaacacaacccaTGGTAATCATCACTTAAACAATTGAACACTTGATTTTTGTCATGGATAAAAACAGTAGATACTTTTCTCACTGTAAGCATCTTTCAAAGTTAAAGTGAAAGGCAGCAACAAAACTGAGCATAGATGCTAAAAACAGGGATCCAGAACCAAGATCTACTCTCCATTTTTAGACCAAACTATATGAACTTAGATACAGAAACCTAAACGATGAAATAAATACTACTGGTAGCCTGATAGAACAATTTCCTCAACAAAATACAGAAGGCCTCAGGCGCTGCAGGAGTATGATGAAGCAGTGTATCAAGCTTTGATGTTCCACCTGTGCGCTGACCGTGGACCACTAGTAATCCCCTCATAGTATTGTGATGGAAGCTTCCCTTTGTTCCAAGTTTTCACAAACTTCTCAAAAAGATCGCGAGCAGACTCCGAAGAAAGATC is part of the Oryza brachyantha chromosome 2, ObraRS2, whole genome shotgun sequence genome and encodes:
- the LOC102703650 gene encoding glycine cleavage system H protein 2, mitochondrial; this translates as MAMAASRSLWASRAASYLKISAFPRAFSTVLKDLKYADTHEWVKVEGDSATVGITDHAQHHLGDVVYVELPEVGSSVSQGKNFGAVESVKATSDINSPVSGEVVAVNDVLSDEPGLVNTSPYESGWIIKVKVSDSGELNSLMDDGKYSKFCEEEDSKH
- the LOC102703366 gene encoding elongation factor 1-alpha-like, translated to MGKEKTHINIVVIGHVDSGKSTTTGHLIYKLGGIDKRVIERFEKEAAEMNKRSFKYAWVLDKLKAERERGITIDIALWKFETTKYYCTVIDAPGHRDFIKNMITGTSQADCAVLIIDSTTGGFEAGISKDGQTREHALLAFTLGVKQMICCCNKMDATTPKYSKARYDEIVKEVSSYLKKVGYNPDKIPFVPISGFEGDNMIERSTNLDWYKGPTLLEALDQINEPKRPSDKPLRLPLQDVYKIGGIGTVPVGRVETGILKPGMVVTFGPSGLTTEVKSVEMHHEALQEALPGDNVGFNVKNVAVKDLKRGYVASNSKDDPAKEAASFTSQVIIMNHPGQIGNGYAPVLDCHTSHIAVKFAELVTKIDRRSGKELEKEPKFLKNGDAGMVKMIPTKPMVVETFSEYPPLGRFAVRDMRQTVAVGVIKNVEKKDPTGAKVTKAAAKKK